One Apodemus sylvaticus chromosome 14, mApoSyl1.1, whole genome shotgun sequence DNA window includes the following coding sequences:
- the Hus1b gene encoding checkpoint protein HUS1B, whose translation MKFRARITSKRFIELFIQVSSTIAKLAKVCVLRVCPDRLCFCPMGLLGETQLWGEVRLGVFHHFCMEGVSQEFNEIYLELMTKHLARAVKNAGNASSLKLQLTNKLHPCLTVVVELASCPGHSRAMVHDLPVRVLPRRWWKECVEPQVCRPDVSVYLPAMKTLRNMVEKMANVGSHVLVEANLKGNMNLSAETEGVTIKSYFKNLGNPPNAVLCMSQGKDPENMVQVRVDNRKLLQFFEGQQINPSVAICNILSNTLLHLVLVHEDISLQYFIPAS comes from the coding sequence ATGAAGTTTCGGGCCAGAATCACCAGCAAGCGTTTTATAGAGCTTTTCATTCAGGTCAGCAGCACCATAGCAAAGTTGGCGAAGGTCTGCGTGCTCCGTGTGTGCCCTGACAGGCTGTGCTTCTGTCCCATGGGGCTGCTGggtgagacccagctgtggggtgAGGTGAGACTGGGTGTCTTCCACCACTTCTGCATGGAGGGTGTTTCACAGGAGTTCAATGAAATCTACCTAGAGCTGATGACTAAGCATCTGGCCAGGGCTGTGAAGAATGCAGGCAACGCTTCATCCCTGAAGCTCCAGCTTACCAACAAGCTGCACCCCTGCCTTACTGTGGTGGTGGAGCTGGCGTCTTGCCCCGGCCACAGCCGCGCCATGGTCCACGATCTGCCTGTGAGGGTGCTTCCCAGAAGATGGTGGAAAGAATGCGTAGAGCCCCAGGTTTGCCGCCCCGATGTGAGTGTCTATCTGCCAGCCATGAAGACCTTGAGGAACATGGTGGAAAAGATGGCAAACGTGGGCAGTCACGTGTTGGTGGAAGCAAATCTAAAAGGCAACATGAACTTAAGTGCAGAAACTGAGGGAGTGACTattaaaagctattttaaaaatcttggaaaTCCTCCAAATGCCGTTCTGTGTATGTCTCAAGGCAAAGACCCAGAGAACATGGTGCAAGTGCGTGTGGATAATAGGAAGCTTCTACAGTTTTTCGAAGGACAGCAGATAAACCCCTCAGTGGCCATATGTAATATTTTGAGCAATACTCTGCTTCATCTTGTTTTGGTTCATGAAGATATTTCTCTTCAGTATTTTATTCCTGCTTCATGA